In Micromonospora sp. WMMD980, the following are encoded in one genomic region:
- a CDS encoding helix-turn-helix transcriptional regulator encodes MTESRLVRQIAHALRHERERAGLTQQALADRAGLSQAAIARIERGDRLPSLTTAERLLTALGRQLRIEVEPLDSHLDAALDEAAAADLDERLTDLKLDRLVDALGDLPYVLAGSTAALLQGAPIPVAAVEIAVRWRDSSTFTAFLERAYAQRWNARWGEWGGVRHEPEERGEHRWLTRHGELRARMVDELPEPIEVRHGGRTYPVEPLVQVEVADRRTAELLRRHRQRLAAGTGEPDEAGGSTR; translated from the coding sequence ATGACGGAGAGTCGCCTGGTCCGGCAGATCGCCCACGCCCTGCGGCACGAGCGTGAACGGGCCGGACTGACCCAGCAGGCGCTGGCCGACCGGGCCGGGCTCAGCCAGGCCGCCATCGCCCGGATCGAACGAGGCGACCGGCTGCCCAGCCTGACCACCGCGGAACGCCTGCTCACCGCGCTCGGCCGGCAGTTGCGGATCGAGGTCGAGCCGCTGGACAGCCACCTGGACGCGGCGCTCGACGAGGCGGCCGCGGCCGACCTGGACGAACGGCTCACGGATCTCAAGCTGGACCGCCTGGTCGACGCCCTGGGCGACCTGCCCTACGTGCTCGCCGGCAGCACCGCGGCACTGCTTCAGGGCGCGCCGATACCGGTGGCGGCGGTCGAGATCGCGGTGCGCTGGCGGGACTCTTCGACGTTCACCGCGTTCCTGGAGCGGGCCTACGCGCAGCGGTGGAACGCCCGCTGGGGGGAGTGGGGCGGCGTACGCCACGAGCCCGAGGAGCGCGGCGAGCACCGATGGCTGACCCGACACGGCGAGCTACGGGCCAGGATGGTCGACGAGTTGCCCGAGCCGATCGAGGTGCGACACGGCGGGCGGACCTACCCGGTCGAGCCGCTGGTGCAGGTGGAGGTGGCCGACCGGCGCACGGCCGAGCTGCTGCGCCGGCACCGACAACGCCTGGCCGCCGGCACCGGCGAACCGGACGAAGCTGGCGGGTCAACCCGCTGA
- the tsaB gene encoding tRNA (adenosine(37)-N6)-threonylcarbamoyltransferase complex dimerization subunit type 1 TsaB translates to MLVLVVDSSTPAVTAALVEVSADGVAPRASRCTVDARAHGELLAPQVEAVLAAAGARPADLAAIVAGLGPGPFTGLRVGLVTAATMGQVLGVPTYGVCSLDGLGQPAAAGQPAAAGQPAGAGEAVLVASDARRREVYWAVYDGAGRRVAGPEVAAPALVAERARELAVTVAVGDGAHRYAEVLGLPVRDEPRYPDPLALAGLAASRIRAGGPGEALTPLYLRRPDAVAATGHKPVLR, encoded by the coding sequence GTGCTCGTACTGGTGGTGGACTCCTCGACGCCCGCGGTGACCGCGGCGCTGGTCGAGGTCTCGGCGGACGGCGTCGCGCCGCGCGCGTCGAGGTGCACGGTCGACGCCCGGGCCCACGGTGAGCTGCTCGCGCCACAGGTCGAGGCCGTGCTCGCCGCCGCCGGCGCGCGCCCGGCCGACCTGGCCGCGATCGTCGCCGGGCTCGGTCCCGGGCCGTTCACCGGGCTGCGGGTCGGCCTGGTCACCGCCGCGACCATGGGCCAGGTGCTCGGCGTCCCGACGTACGGCGTCTGCTCCCTGGACGGCCTCGGCCAGCCAGCGGCGGCAGGCCAGCCAGCGGCGGCAGGCCAGCCGGCGGGCGCGGGTGAGGCGGTGCTGGTGGCGAGCGACGCGCGGCGCCGCGAGGTCTACTGGGCCGTCTACGACGGCGCCGGCCGGCGCGTCGCCGGGCCGGAGGTGGCCGCCCCGGCGCTCGTCGCCGAGCGGGCCCGCGAGCTGGCGGTCACCGTCGCGGTCGGCGACGGCGCGCACCGCTACGCCGAGGTGCTCGGGCTGCCGGTGCGGGACGAGCCGCGCTATCCGGACCCGCTGGCGCTGGCCGGTCTCGCCGCGTCGCGGATCCGCGCGGGCGGACCCGGCGAGGCACTGACCCCGCTCTACCTGCGCCGCCCGGACGCGGTGGCGGCCACCGGCCACAAGCCGGTCCTGCGATGA
- the ung gene encoding uracil-DNA glycosylase — protein MPDDAPALDLLALLPEPWRAVLAPHLDPARTAALAEFVAGEYATATVFPPLADLFSAYRLCGPHQTRVLILGQDPYHKAGQAHGLSFSVREGVAVPPSLRNVFKELEADLGVPKPRSGNLDGWAAQGVLLLNSVLTVRQASPGSHANRGWEEFTDATIKALDALDQRVVFLLWGGYARKKAALVTNPRHVVLEAGHPSPMNPKGFLGSRPFSAADKALADAGLPTVDWARSAG, from the coding sequence ATGCCCGACGACGCCCCCGCCCTCGACCTGTTGGCGCTCCTGCCCGAGCCGTGGCGGGCGGTCCTCGCCCCGCACCTCGACCCGGCCCGCACCGCGGCGCTGGCCGAGTTCGTCGCCGGGGAATACGCGACCGCCACGGTCTTCCCGCCGCTGGCCGACCTGTTCTCCGCCTACCGGCTGTGCGGGCCGCACCAGACCCGGGTGCTCATCCTCGGGCAGGACCCCTATCACAAGGCGGGGCAGGCGCACGGGTTGAGCTTCAGCGTGCGCGAGGGCGTGGCGGTGCCGCCGTCGCTGCGCAACGTCTTCAAGGAGCTGGAGGCGGATCTGGGTGTGCCGAAGCCGCGCAGCGGCAACCTGGACGGCTGGGCGGCCCAGGGCGTGCTGCTGCTCAACTCGGTGCTCACGGTCCGGCAGGCCAGCCCCGGCTCGCACGCCAACCGGGGCTGGGAGGAGTTCACCGACGCCACCATCAAGGCGCTCGACGCGCTCGACCAGCGGGTGGTCTTCCTGCTCTGGGGCGGCTACGCGCGCAAGAAAGCGGCGCTGGTCACCAATCCTCGGCACGTGGTGCTGGAGGCCGGGCATCCCAGCCCGATGAACCCGAAGGGCTTCCTCGGCAGCCGGCCGTTCAGCGCGGCCGACAAGGCGCTGGCCGACGCGGGTCTACCCACGGTCGACTGGGCCCGCTCAGCGGGTTGA
- a CDS encoding alpha/beta hydrolase yields MRVPRPRGAAGKVAGLVGAAVGVAAAGLAAGVVSERVLVRRLKNDPADRYAHEVFGQQRHDEAYRLEMPDGTDIHVEVVEPTRPVAGHPTVVLVHGFCLDMGTFHFQREMLAERGDYRVVAYDQPGHGRSGRLETGEYDLTALGRTLRRVLDEVAPEGPLVLVGHSMGGMTIMALAELYPELFGDRVVGTVLMATSGGLAAETKLVAPALLGRVGAPVLYMMSNATRYGGTVIDKARRSTSNVAWLLTRKYGFGTPKPSPALVSYVEMMNSRTSADTVTRYLRTLATHSRFPALAALAGTPVLVIVGDKDMITPVTHSEEIVRRLPEAEFVKIHDSGHVVMLEHADEVNAALERFLESVTR; encoded by the coding sequence ATGAGGGTGCCGCGTCCACGGGGCGCCGCCGGCAAGGTCGCCGGGCTGGTCGGCGCCGCCGTCGGGGTGGCCGCCGCCGGGCTCGCGGCGGGCGTGGTCAGCGAGCGGGTGCTGGTCCGCCGGCTCAAGAACGACCCCGCCGACCGGTACGCCCACGAGGTCTTCGGTCAGCAGCGTCACGACGAGGCGTACCGGCTGGAGATGCCGGACGGCACCGACATCCACGTGGAGGTGGTCGAGCCGACCCGGCCGGTCGCCGGGCACCCGACCGTCGTGCTGGTGCACGGCTTCTGCCTGGACATGGGCACGTTCCACTTCCAGCGCGAGATGCTCGCCGAGCGGGGCGACTACCGCGTGGTCGCGTACGACCAGCCGGGGCACGGCCGGTCCGGGCGGCTGGAGACCGGCGAGTACGACCTGACCGCGCTGGGCCGCACGTTGCGCCGGGTGCTCGACGAGGTGGCCCCGGAGGGCCCGCTGGTGCTGGTCGGGCACTCGATGGGCGGCATGACGATCATGGCGCTGGCCGAGCTCTACCCGGAGCTGTTCGGCGACCGGGTGGTCGGCACCGTGCTGATGGCCACGTCGGGCGGCCTGGCGGCGGAGACCAAGCTGGTGGCGCCCGCCCTGCTGGGCCGCGTCGGCGCGCCGGTGCTCTACATGATGAGCAACGCCACCCGCTACGGCGGCACGGTGATCGACAAGGCCCGCCGGTCGACCTCGAACGTGGCCTGGCTGCTCACCCGCAAGTACGGCTTCGGCACCCCGAAGCCCAGCCCGGCCCTGGTGTCGTACGTGGAGATGATGAACTCCCGCACCTCGGCCGACACGGTCACCCGCTACCTGCGGACGCTGGCCACCCACTCGCGGTTCCCGGCGCTGGCCGCGCTGGCCGGCACGCCGGTGCTGGTGATCGTGGGGGACAAGGACATGATCACGCCGGTGACCCACTCGGAGGAGATCGTCCGGCGGTTGCCGGAGGCCGAGTTCGTGAAGATCCACGACAGCGGGCACGTGGTGATGCTGGAGCACGCCGACGAGGTCAACGCGGCGCTGGAACGGTTCCTGGAGTCGGTGACCCGGTGA
- the alr gene encoding alanine racemase produces MWQSEVRVDLDAIRENVARLKAGTSAELMAVVKADGYGHGMVPAARAALDAGADQLGVCTLDEALRLRQEGITAPVLAWLLDPGLPLHDGIAVGVDLGCASLTQLDEMIEASRRAGRPARLHLKIDTGLSRGGATVADWPALLEAAAKAQADGLVEVVGVWSHFVYADSPGHPTTDRQLAIFHEGLEMVTRAGLRPRYRHLANSAATLTRPDTHFDLVRPGIAVYGLSPIEGERFGLRPAMTARARVMLTKRVPAGTGVSYGHTYLTDAESNLAVVPLGYADGVPRHASNTGPVLLGGERRTISGRVCMDQFVVDCGDDEVAAGDVATLFGSGADGEPTADDWAEAVGTINYEIVTRFGGVRVPRVYDGERA; encoded by the coding sequence ATGTGGCAGTCGGAGGTGCGCGTCGATCTCGACGCGATCCGGGAGAACGTGGCCCGGCTCAAGGCCGGCACCAGCGCCGAGCTGATGGCGGTGGTGAAGGCCGACGGTTACGGGCACGGCATGGTGCCGGCGGCCCGCGCGGCGCTCGACGCCGGCGCGGACCAGCTCGGTGTCTGCACCCTCGACGAGGCACTCCGGCTGCGTCAGGAGGGGATCACCGCCCCGGTGCTGGCCTGGCTGCTCGATCCGGGCCTGCCGCTGCACGACGGGATCGCGGTGGGGGTCGACCTCGGGTGCGCCAGCCTGACCCAGCTCGACGAGATGATCGAGGCGAGTCGCCGGGCCGGTCGCCCGGCCCGGCTGCACCTCAAGATCGACACCGGGTTGTCCCGGGGTGGCGCCACGGTCGCCGACTGGCCGGCGTTGCTGGAGGCCGCCGCGAAGGCCCAGGCCGACGGCCTGGTCGAGGTGGTCGGCGTGTGGAGCCACTTCGTGTACGCGGACTCGCCCGGCCACCCCACCACGGACCGTCAGCTCGCGATCTTCCACGAGGGGCTGGAGATGGTGACGCGGGCCGGCCTGCGGCCCCGCTACCGGCACCTGGCCAACTCGGCGGCCACGCTGACCCGGCCGGACACCCACTTCGACCTGGTCCGTCCCGGGATCGCGGTCTACGGGCTGTCGCCGATCGAGGGCGAGCGGTTCGGGCTGCGCCCGGCGATGACGGCCCGGGCCCGGGTGATGCTGACCAAGCGGGTTCCGGCCGGCACCGGCGTCTCCTACGGCCACACCTACCTCACCGACGCCGAGAGCAACCTGGCCGTGGTGCCGCTCGGCTATGCCGACGGGGTGCCCCGGCACGCCTCGAACACCGGCCCGGTGCTGCTCGGCGGTGAGCGGCGGACCATCTCCGGCCGGGTCTGCATGGACCAGTTCGTGGTCGACTGCGGCGACGACGAGGTGGCCGCCGGCGACGTGGCGACGCTGTTCGGCAGCGGCGCGGACGGCGAACCCACCGCCGACGACTGGGCCGAGGCGGTCGGCACCATCAACTACGAGATCGTCACCCGGTTCGGCGGCGTGCGGGTGCCGCGCGTCTACGACGGCGAGCGGGCATGA
- a CDS encoding NAD(P)H-hydrate dehydratase: MRPVWRVADVRAAEAGLMATLPSGALMQRAAAGLARRCALLLADRGGVYGARVLVLVGSGDNGGDALHAGARLAARGAAVDALLLTPGRAHADGLAALRAAGGRVVDRPAGVVDLVLDGIVGIGGAGGLRETADQLAASLTGRLGRDGARATVVAVDVPSGVAVDTGHVPLTDAGRPRAVRADVTVAFGALKPALVVGPAAELAGQVDLVDIGLTPWLRGSPAVRVTEWSDLVDWWPALGASSEKYSRGVVGVATGSATYPGAAVLSVGGALAGPTGLVRYAGGARAEVVRQHPSVIATGGVADAGRVQAWVCGSGLGTGDESAAELRAVLAAPVPVVLDADALTLLVDGKLADRLRGRGAPIVVTPHDREFARLCGEAPGENRVAAALRLAAWMNAVVLLKGDRTIVGTPDGRAYVNPTGTPALATGGTGDVLAGLLGSLLAAGLAPERAAAAAAYLHGLAGREAARGGPVTAPDVAAALRPVLAGLG, from the coding sequence ATGAGACCGGTGTGGCGGGTCGCGGACGTGCGGGCGGCGGAGGCGGGGCTGATGGCCACGCTGCCGTCCGGGGCGCTGATGCAACGGGCCGCCGCCGGGCTGGCCCGCCGCTGCGCGCTGCTGCTGGCCGACCGGGGCGGGGTCTACGGCGCCCGCGTGCTGGTGCTCGTCGGTTCCGGTGACAACGGCGGCGACGCCCTCCATGCGGGCGCTCGCCTGGCGGCCCGGGGCGCGGCGGTCGACGCCCTGCTCCTCACCCCCGGCCGGGCACACGCCGACGGCCTGGCCGCGCTGCGCGCCGCCGGCGGCCGGGTGGTCGACCGGCCGGCCGGCGTGGTCGATCTGGTGCTCGACGGCATCGTGGGCATCGGCGGCGCCGGTGGGCTGCGGGAGACCGCCGACCAGCTCGCCGCGAGCCTGACCGGTCGCCTCGGCCGGGACGGCGCCCGGGCCACCGTGGTCGCGGTGGACGTGCCGAGCGGCGTCGCGGTGGACACCGGCCACGTCCCGCTGACCGACGCCGGGCGGCCCCGCGCGGTCCGGGCCGACGTGACGGTGGCCTTCGGCGCGCTCAAGCCGGCCCTGGTGGTCGGTCCGGCCGCCGAGCTGGCCGGGCAGGTCGACCTGGTCGACATCGGGCTGACGCCGTGGTTGCGCGGCTCGCCGGCCGTGCGCGTGACCGAGTGGTCCGATCTGGTCGACTGGTGGCCGGCGCTCGGCGCCTCGTCGGAGAAATACTCCCGGGGCGTGGTCGGGGTGGCCACCGGCTCGGCGACCTACCCCGGGGCTGCGGTGCTCTCCGTCGGCGGCGCGCTGGCCGGCCCGACCGGCCTGGTCCGCTACGCCGGCGGCGCGCGGGCCGAGGTGGTGCGCCAGCACCCGTCGGTGATCGCCACCGGCGGGGTCGCGGACGCCGGGCGGGTGCAGGCCTGGGTGTGCGGCTCGGGGCTGGGCACCGGTGACGAGTCCGCCGCCGAGCTGCGCGCGGTGCTGGCCGCGCCGGTGCCGGTGGTGCTCGACGCCGACGCGCTGACGCTGCTCGTCGACGGCAAGCTCGCCGACCGGCTGCGTGGGCGGGGCGCCCCGATCGTGGTGACCCCGCACGACCGGGAGTTCGCCCGGCTCTGCGGCGAGGCGCCGGGCGAGAACCGGGTCGCCGCCGCGCTGCGGCTGGCCGCCTGGATGAACGCGGTGGTGCTGCTCAAGGGCGACCGGACGATCGTCGGCACGCCCGACGGCCGGGCCTACGTCAACCCGACCGGCACCCCGGCCCTGGCCACCGGGGGCACCGGCGACGTGCTGGCCGGGCTGCTCGGTTCCCTGCTCGCCGCCGGGTTGGCCCCCGAGCGGGCCGCCGCCGCGGCGGCGTACCTGCACGGGCTGGCCGGGCGGGAGGCGGCGCGCGGCGGTCCGGTGACCGCGCCCGACGTGGCCGCCGCGCTGCGTCCGGTGCTGGCCGGTCTGGGCTGA
- the rimI gene encoding ribosomal protein S18-alanine N-acetyltransferase has product MRLSRFRWWHVDEVLPIEADLFGAEQWTPGMFWNELANGHFYLVATDDDGSVAGYAGLAVAPPDEAWVQNIAVRRDAQRRGVGRLLLEALLAEAARRGVRSTLLEVAADNGPAQRLYAGYGFEPIGVRRGYYQPSNTDALVMQRNED; this is encoded by the coding sequence ATGAGGCTGAGCCGGTTCCGCTGGTGGCACGTCGACGAGGTGCTGCCCATCGAGGCGGACCTGTTCGGCGCCGAGCAGTGGACCCCGGGCATGTTCTGGAACGAACTCGCCAACGGGCACTTCTACCTGGTCGCCACCGACGACGACGGAAGCGTCGCCGGCTACGCCGGGCTGGCCGTCGCCCCGCCCGACGAGGCGTGGGTGCAGAACATCGCGGTCCGCCGGGACGCCCAGCGCCGGGGCGTCGGTCGGCTGCTGCTGGAGGCGCTGCTCGCCGAGGCGGCCCGGCGGGGGGTCCGCAGCACGCTGCTGGAGGTCGCCGCGGACAACGGCCCGGCGCAACGGCTCTACGCCGGCTACGGCTTCGAGCCGATCGGCGTGCGGCGCGGCTACTACCAACCGAGCAACACCGACGCGCTGGTCATGCAGCGCAACGAGGACTGA
- the tsaE gene encoding tRNA (adenosine(37)-N6)-threonylcarbamoyltransferase complex ATPase subunit type 1 TsaE codes for MTVVVELKTVDDTHAFGRRLAGVLRAGDLLLLSGPLGAGKTALTQGLGAGLGVRGDITSPTFVIARVHRPDPARGGRVTLVHADAYRLGESADPRAEIDDLDLDASVDEAVTVVEWGEGMVEQLVDAHLRVRIDRHDDDTRVVTLEPVGGDWATRLATLD; via the coding sequence GTGACCGTGGTGGTGGAGCTGAAGACCGTCGACGACACCCACGCGTTCGGCCGGCGGCTGGCCGGCGTGCTGCGCGCCGGGGACCTGCTGCTGCTCAGCGGCCCGCTGGGGGCCGGCAAGACCGCGTTGACCCAGGGCCTGGGCGCCGGTCTGGGCGTGCGCGGCGACATCACCTCGCCGACCTTCGTCATCGCCCGGGTGCACCGGCCGGATCCGGCGCGCGGCGGCCGGGTGACGCTGGTGCACGCCGACGCGTACCGCCTGGGCGAGTCCGCCGACCCGCGGGCCGAGATCGACGACCTCGACCTGGACGCCTCGGTGGACGAGGCGGTCACCGTGGTGGAGTGGGGCGAGGGGATGGTCGAGCAGCTCGTCGACGCCCACCTGCGGGTGCGTATCGACCGGCACGACGACGACACCCGGGTGGTGACGCTGGAGCCGGTCGGCGGCGACTGGGCGACCCGGCTGGCCACCCTCGACTGA
- a CDS encoding alpha/beta hydrolase has protein sequence MTGGGRSLPTADPPVGYAQLWRADPGAWLTAGAAWRGLAGPVRRRADGLGAHADVLRPGWSGTASTAARRRIGELRSTLTDVLPALFEVDQALAEFAARVNVAKARLGAEVARAETGGLAVDRTGAIRADPARPVDLAGPAVVRAQAGIRGALALAGAADREVADRLGALATAAVTGWVSVPPARRPGPGAGPAEVSRWWAGLSPAERRWLVGHEPGRTGRLDGVPAGARDQANRLLLADRREELLAHRLALLRPLPAGPLEVTRRARLAGVDAALRGLDGLGERLATPGAPRAYLLGFDSAGDGRAVVALGNPDRAGAVLTYVPGMTADLADAPAELGRAARVLERCAAIGPGEETAAVLWLDYDAPDFLPEASSARQAEAAGPALHRFQEGLRATHEGPPARQTVLGHSYGSLVVGAAARDHGLGADALVFVGSPGVGVDHASELRMPAGQVWASTAPDDVIRLVREPDELARRAVLAGTPLGPALAVLDPHAERLWFGADPSTPGFGGRRFPSARHGHTGYWDSDNPALDGMARIVLGR, from the coding sequence ATGACCGGCGGCGGACGGTCCCTACCGACCGCCGACCCACCGGTCGGCTACGCGCAGCTCTGGCGGGCGGATCCGGGGGCCTGGCTCACCGCCGGGGCGGCCTGGCGCGGGCTCGCCGGCCCGGTGCGCCGACGGGCCGACGGGCTGGGCGCCCACGCCGACGTCCTCCGGCCCGGGTGGTCCGGCACCGCCTCGACGGCCGCGCGGCGGCGGATCGGCGAGCTGCGCAGCACGCTCACCGACGTGCTGCCCGCGCTGTTCGAGGTGGACCAGGCGCTCGCCGAGTTCGCCGCCCGGGTGAACGTGGCGAAGGCCCGGCTCGGCGCCGAGGTGGCCCGGGCCGAGACCGGCGGCCTGGCGGTGGACCGCACCGGCGCGATCCGGGCCGACCCGGCTCGCCCGGTCGACCTGGCCGGCCCCGCGGTGGTCCGCGCGCAGGCCGGGATCCGGGGCGCGCTGGCGCTGGCCGGCGCGGCGGACCGCGAGGTGGCCGACCGGCTCGGCGCGCTCGCCACTGCGGCGGTGACCGGCTGGGTCAGCGTTCCGCCCGCCCGGCGGCCGGGGCCCGGAGCCGGGCCGGCAGAGGTGAGCCGCTGGTGGGCCGGGCTGAGCCCGGCCGAGCGGCGGTGGCTGGTGGGGCACGAGCCGGGCCGGACCGGCCGGCTCGACGGGGTGCCGGCCGGCGCCCGCGACCAGGCCAACCGGCTGCTGCTCGCCGACCGGCGGGAGGAACTGCTCGCCCACCGGCTCGCGTTGCTGCGCCCGCTGCCGGCCGGCCCGCTCGAAGTGACCCGACGCGCCCGGCTGGCCGGGGTGGACGCGGCGCTGCGGGGCCTGGACGGGCTGGGCGAACGGCTGGCCACACCGGGCGCACCGCGCGCCTACCTGCTGGGGTTCGACTCGGCCGGTGACGGTCGGGCGGTGGTGGCGCTGGGCAACCCGGACCGGGCCGGCGCGGTGCTGACCTACGTCCCGGGTATGACCGCGGACCTCGCCGACGCGCCCGCCGAACTGGGTCGGGCGGCGCGGGTGCTGGAGCGGTGCGCGGCGATCGGGCCGGGCGAGGAGACGGCGGCGGTGCTCTGGCTCGACTACGACGCGCCCGACTTCCTCCCCGAGGCGTCGTCGGCCCGCCAGGCCGAGGCGGCCGGGCCGGCCCTGCACCGGTTCCAGGAGGGGCTGCGGGCCACGCACGAGGGGCCACCGGCCCGGCAGACGGTGCTCGGGCACAGCTACGGTTCGCTGGTGGTCGGCGCCGCCGCGCGCGACCACGGGCTGGGCGCCGACGCGCTGGTCTTCGTCGGGTCACCCGGGGTCGGCGTCGACCACGCCTCCGAGCTGCGGATGCCGGCCGGGCAGGTCTGGGCGTCGACCGCGCCCGACGACGTGATCCGGCTGGTCCGCGAGCCCGACGAGCTGGCCCGGCGCGCCGTGCTGGCCGGCACGCCGCTCGGCCCGGCGCTGGCCGTGCTGGATCCGCACGCCGAACGCCTGTGGTTCGGCGCCGACCCGAGCACGCCGGGCTTCGGCGGCCGGCGCTTCCCGAGCGCACGGCACGGTCACACCGGCTACTGGGACTCCGACAACCCGGCGCTCGACGGGATGGCCCGGATCGTGCTGGGCCGGTGA